The following coding sequences are from one Epilithonimonas vandammei window:
- a CDS encoding ATP-binding cassette domain-containing protein yields the protein MSTPIIQISNLNFQYNKPILEDLNCEISSGECWMLGGLSGSGKTTLAKIISGEIKSFEGKVEVNFDENSELSKKVLYVSNWFQFSNLEGDRNFYYQQRYNQFAKNDTLTVFAELNHFGKEENLDFRILESYLEPFGFENFKNQQLIELSSGEHKKLQLLKALWLKPQVLIIDQPYTGLDVKSRQFLNQTFDDLIQENVTLILINNDDEYPESVQYFVEIKNGKLVHRNSPKDFSKGEERIPKSLPFFLQNNQKNEKESLIKLENINISYGEKQVLKNIDWEVNSGEQWLLQGHNGSGKSTLLSLLNGDHPQAYANEIHLFGQKRGSGESIWDIKEKIGMISPELHWYFDMNANVGQTIASGFFDSMSLYQKLSFDQQKQLEQILYFFDLKEDKNKKLSTLPLGKQRLALLARTLIKKPKLLILDEPCQGMDNEQTQYFNQVIDDLASQGQSLIYVGHFESQLPKKLSRKLVLENGTTRIKEMI from the coding sequence ATGTCAACCCCAATCATCCAAATTTCAAACCTCAATTTCCAATATAATAAACCCATATTGGAAGATTTAAACTGCGAAATATCTTCCGGAGAATGTTGGATGCTAGGCGGATTAAGCGGAAGTGGAAAGACAACTTTAGCCAAAATCATTTCCGGCGAAATCAAAAGTTTTGAAGGAAAAGTTGAGGTCAATTTTGATGAAAACTCAGAATTGTCAAAGAAAGTTTTGTATGTTTCCAATTGGTTTCAGTTCAGTAATCTGGAAGGCGACCGCAATTTTTATTATCAACAACGATATAATCAATTTGCCAAAAATGATACACTCACTGTTTTTGCGGAACTCAATCATTTTGGGAAAGAGGAAAATCTTGATTTCAGGATTTTAGAATCCTATTTAGAACCTTTTGGATTTGAGAATTTCAAAAATCAACAATTAATAGAATTGTCGAGTGGCGAACACAAGAAATTACAATTGCTGAAAGCACTTTGGCTAAAACCTCAAGTTCTGATTATCGACCAGCCTTACACAGGGTTGGATGTAAAATCGAGACAGTTTTTGAATCAGACTTTTGATGATTTGATTCAAGAAAATGTCACTTTGATTTTAATTAATAATGATGACGAATATCCAGAAAGTGTTCAATATTTTGTTGAAATAAAAAACGGAAAATTAGTTCATAGAAACTCTCCAAAAGATTTTTCTAAGGGTGAAGAAAGAATACCAAAATCGCTTCCTTTTTTTCTTCAGAATAATCAGAAAAACGAAAAGGAAAGTCTCATCAAACTAGAAAATATCAATATTTCTTACGGCGAAAAACAAGTCCTAAAGAACATCGATTGGGAAGTCAATTCCGGAGAACAGTGGCTTTTGCAGGGTCATAATGGTTCGGGAAAATCAACCTTGTTAAGTTTGTTAAATGGCGACCATCCACAAGCTTATGCCAATGAGATTCATCTTTTCGGACAAAAGCGGGGAAGTGGCGAAAGTATTTGGGATATCAAAGAAAAAATCGGAATGATTTCTCCCGAGTTACATTGGTATTTTGATATGAATGCGAACGTTGGACAAACCATCGCTTCCGGTTTTTTTGACTCGATGAGTTTGTATCAGAAACTGAGTTTCGACCAGCAAAAGCAGTTGGAGCAAATTCTCTATTTCTTCGATTTGAAAGAAGATAAAAACAAAAAGCTGAGTACACTTCCTTTAGGAAAACAACGTTTGGCTTTACTCGCAAGAACATTGATTAAAAAACCAAAACTTTTGATTCTGGATGAACCTTGTCAAGGGATGGACAATGAGCAGACGCAATATTTCAATCAGGTAATTGATGATTTGGCAAGTCAGGGACAATCGTTGATTTATGTTGGACATTTTGAATCTCAATTACCAAAAAAACTCAGCCGCAAACTCGTTCTGGAAAACGGAACAACAAGAATTAAAGAAATGATTTGA
- the ilvC gene encoding ketol-acid reductoisomerase: MANYFNTLSLRDQLHQLGQAEFMDSSEFSDGVSALKGKKIVVVGCGAQGLNQGLNLRDSGLDVSYALRQEAIDQKRDSWKNATENNFKVGTYEELIPTADLVINLTPDKQHTSVINAVQPLMKQGATLSYSHGFNIVEEGMQIRKDLTVIMVAPKCPGSEVRAEYLRGFGVPTLIAVHPENDPQGKGWAEAKAYCVGTGGHKAGVLKSSFVAEVKSDLMGEQTILCGLLQTGSILSFDKMVEKGIDAGYASKLVQYGVEVITEALKHGGVSGMLDRLSNPAKLKAFELSEELKDIMRPLFQKHQDDIISGEFSKTMMEDWANGDANLLKWRAETGETAFEKTPAGDVKIDEQEYFDNYLLMSAFIRAGVELAFETMVEAGIKPESAYYESLHETPLIANTIARKKLFEMNRVISDTAEYGCYLFDQACKPLLADFMKSVDTDLVGKDFNEGKKASVDNAQLVHVNDVLRNHPVEVVGKKLRQAMTAMKSIKTV, encoded by the coding sequence ATGGCAAATTATTTCAATACCTTATCACTCAGAGACCAGTTGCATCAGTTAGGACAGGCGGAATTTATGGATAGTTCAGAGTTTTCTGATGGCGTTTCTGCATTGAAGGGAAAGAAAATCGTGGTTGTAGGATGTGGTGCTCAAGGTCTGAATCAAGGTCTGAATCTTAGAGACAGCGGATTGGATGTTTCCTACGCATTACGTCAGGAAGCGATCGATCAAAAGAGAGATTCGTGGAAAAATGCAACCGAAAATAATTTCAAAGTCGGAACTTACGAAGAACTCATTCCAACTGCGGATTTGGTTATCAATTTGACGCCCGACAAACAACATACTTCCGTTATCAACGCGGTTCAGCCATTAATGAAACAAGGTGCGACTTTATCTTATTCTCACGGTTTCAATATCGTGGAAGAAGGAATGCAGATTCGTAAAGATTTGACGGTGATTATGGTGGCTCCAAAATGTCCGGGTTCCGAAGTTAGAGCCGAATATCTACGTGGTTTTGGTGTTCCAACTTTGATTGCCGTTCACCCCGAAAATGATCCTCAAGGAAAAGGCTGGGCAGAAGCAAAAGCATATTGCGTGGGAACTGGCGGTCACAAAGCGGGCGTTTTGAAATCCTCTTTTGTTGCCGAAGTGAAGTCCGATTTGATGGGTGAGCAAACTATTTTGTGCGGACTTTTACAAACGGGTTCTATTCTTTCATTCGATAAAATGGTGGAGAAAGGTATTGATGCAGGTTATGCTTCCAAGTTGGTGCAATACGGCGTTGAGGTCATCACAGAAGCTTTGAAACACGGCGGTGTGAGCGGAATGTTGGATAGACTTTCCAATCCTGCAAAACTCAAAGCTTTCGAATTGTCAGAAGAATTGAAAGACATTATGCGACCACTTTTCCAAAAACATCAGGATGATATTATCTCGGGAGAATTTTCCAAAACAATGATGGAAGATTGGGCAAATGGCGACGCAAACTTATTGAAATGGAGAGCAGAAACAGGTGAAACCGCTTTCGAAAAAACACCTGCAGGCGATGTGAAAATCGATGAACAGGAATATTTTGACAATTATCTTTTGATGTCCGCGTTCATCAGAGCGGGCGTTGAACTGGCTTTCGAAACAATGGTTGAAGCAGGCATTAAACCAGAATCTGCTTACTACGAATCTCTTCACGAAACGCCTTTGATTGCCAACACTATCGCAAGAAAAAAATTGTTTGAGATGAATCGTGTAATTTCTGACACTGCAGAATATGGTTGTTATCTTTTTGATCAAGCTTGCAAACCTTTGTTGGCAGATTTTATGAAGTCGGTGGATACAGATTTGGTAGGAAAAGATTTTAACGAAGGCAAAAAAGCTTCAGTTGATAACGCTCAATTGGTTCACGTCAACGATGTTTTGAGAAATCATCCGGTAGAAGTTGTAGGAAAAAAACTTCGTCAGGCAATGACTGCGATGAAGTCTATCAAAACAGTTTAA
- the ilvN gene encoding acetolactate synthase small subunit — MEKQEFTITLYTENSVGLIGRISGIFSRRKINIESLNTSPSEVEGIHRFTILINETEEVVRKLCRQLEKQIDILKAYFNTDDEIVWQEQALYKVPTKVVTEKVYVERLLRQYGASTVVIREDYIVFETAGHREEIDRLTEELNKYGLIEFVRGARIAIIKSSAGIHEKVLEFEKREPSHEIVENEYLDKRDDVFTM; from the coding sequence ATGGAAAAACAAGAATTTACCATCACATTATACACAGAAAATTCGGTTGGTTTAATCGGCAGAATATCAGGGATTTTTTCACGAAGAAAAATCAATATCGAGAGTTTAAATACGTCTCCATCCGAAGTCGAAGGCATTCATAGGTTCACGATTCTTATTAATGAAACTGAGGAAGTTGTTAGAAAACTTTGTCGTCAATTAGAAAAACAAATCGATATTCTGAAAGCTTATTTCAATACCGATGATGAGATTGTATGGCAGGAACAGGCACTTTACAAAGTGCCGACAAAAGTAGTAACAGAAAAAGTTTACGTAGAACGTTTACTCCGTCAATATGGCGCTTCTACGGTTGTGATTCGGGAAGATTATATTGTTTTCGAAACAGCAGGACATCGTGAAGAAATCGACCGACTGACAGAAGAACTCAACAAGTACGGACTCATCGAGTTTGTTCGTGGAGCAAGAATCGCAATCATTAAAAGCAGCGCAGGAATCCACGAAAAAGTCCTTGAGTTCGAAAAAAGAGAACCTTCTCACGAGATTGTGGAAAACGAATACTTAGACAAAAGAGACGACGTTTTCACAATGTAA
- the ilvB gene encoding biosynthetic-type acetolactate synthase large subunit: protein MSTLEVKENTELEQPKPVEISGSKAVLEALLQENVETIFGYPGGAIMPIYDALYDYSEKLKHILVRHEQGAIHAAQGFARTSGKTGVVFATSGPGATNLVTGLADAMIDSNPIVCITGQVFASLLGTDAFQETDVINITTPVTKWNYQVTDATEIPEAIAKAFHIASTGRPGPVLIDITKNAQLQLFEYLGYKKCNHIRSYRPEPEIRNEYIEKAAELINQAKKPFVLFGQGVILGKAEEEFKAFIEKVNLPAGATVMGLSALPTNHKLHVGMLGMHGNYAPNVMTNECDVLIAVGMRFDDRVTGRLDKYAKQAKIIHLDIDPAEIDKNVKTTVPVWGNCKKTLPMLTALLKENDHSAWLEKFRELEKEEIKEVIQNELNPTTDVMTMGEVIKVLNELTNGDAIITTDVGQHQMVACRYAQFNNSKSSVTSGGLGTMGFGLPAAIGAWYGAPEKTVVAIIGDGGFQMTLQELGTIMQFGAKVKILILNNEFLGMVRQWQQLFHDRRYSFVNITSPDFVAVAKGYYIDGQKISERKDLKTALETMINHDGAYLLEVMVGKENNVFPMVAQGTSVSEIRLK from the coding sequence ATGAGTACGCTTGAAGTAAAGGAAAATACAGAATTAGAACAACCCAAACCGGTAGAAATCTCAGGTTCAAAAGCTGTTTTAGAAGCTCTGTTACAGGAAAATGTGGAAACGATTTTCGGTTATCCCGGTGGAGCAATTATGCCGATTTATGATGCTTTGTACGACTATTCCGAAAAACTGAAACATATTTTGGTTCGCCACGAGCAAGGTGCAATTCACGCAGCACAGGGATTTGCGAGAACGTCAGGAAAGACTGGAGTGGTATTTGCAACCAGTGGTCCCGGTGCAACCAATTTGGTGACAGGTTTGGCAGATGCGATGATAGATAGCAACCCGATTGTTTGTATTACAGGTCAGGTTTTTGCCTCGCTTTTGGGAACCGATGCTTTTCAGGAAACCGATGTTATCAATATTACAACACCGGTTACAAAATGGAATTATCAGGTTACCGATGCAACAGAAATTCCCGAAGCTATTGCCAAAGCTTTTCATATTGCAAGTACAGGTCGTCCTGGTCCTGTTTTGATTGATATTACAAAAAATGCTCAATTACAATTATTCGAATATTTAGGTTATAAAAAATGCAATCATATCAGAAGTTACCGTCCCGAACCGGAAATCAGAAATGAATATATCGAAAAGGCCGCAGAACTCATTAATCAAGCAAAAAAACCATTTGTTCTTTTTGGACAAGGTGTGATTTTAGGAAAAGCAGAAGAAGAATTCAAAGCTTTTATTGAGAAAGTCAATCTTCCTGCTGGAGCTACAGTAATGGGACTAAGCGCACTTCCAACCAATCACAAATTGCACGTCGGAATGTTAGGAATGCACGGAAATTACGCACCCAATGTAATGACCAACGAATGCGATGTTCTCATTGCAGTCGGAATGCGTTTCGATGATAGGGTTACAGGTCGTTTGGACAAATATGCTAAACAAGCAAAAATAATTCATCTTGATATTGACCCTGCCGAAATTGATAAAAATGTAAAAACAACTGTTCCTGTTTGGGGAAATTGTAAGAAGACTTTACCAATGTTGACGGCGCTTCTCAAAGAGAATGACCATTCAGCTTGGTTGGAAAAATTCCGTGAATTGGAAAAAGAAGAGATTAAAGAAGTTATCCAAAACGAACTTAATCCAACAACTGATGTAATGACAATGGGAGAGGTTATCAAAGTTCTAAATGAATTGACAAATGGCGATGCAATCATCACAACCGATGTCGGTCAGCATCAAATGGTTGCTTGTCGATATGCTCAATTCAACAACTCTAAATCCAGCGTAACATCAGGAGGTTTGGGAACAATGGGATTTGGTTTGCCAGCTGCAATCGGCGCTTGGTATGGCGCACCAGAAAAAACAGTTGTTGCAATTATTGGTGATGGTGGATTCCAAATGACATTGCAGGAATTGGGGACGATTATGCAGTTCGGAGCGAAGGTTAAAATTCTGATTCTCAATAATGAATTTCTTGGAATGGTAAGACAATGGCAACAACTTTTCCACGACAGACGTTACTCTTTTGTGAACATCACAAGTCCAGATTTCGTAGCTGTTGCAAAAGGTTATTACATCGACGGACAAAAAATATCAGAAAGAAAAGACCTTAAAACAGCTTTGGAAACAATGATTAATCACGATGGCGCTTATCTTTTGGAAGTAATGGTTGGGAAAGAAAATAACGTTTTTCCAATGGTAGCACAAGGAACTTCGGTTTCAGAAATCAGACTTAAATAA
- the ilvD gene encoding dihydroxy-acid dehydratase gives MCSVELNKYSKTLTKDPTQPATQAMFYGIGFQKEDFDKAQIGIASMGYDGNTCNMHLNGLAEIVKKGVKEQNLVGLMFHTIGISDGMTNGTDGMRYSLVSRDIIADSIEAVCAGQYYDGLITVPGCDKNMPGSLMAMARLDRPSIMVYGGSIAPGHYKGEDLNIVSAFEALGNKIAGKISEEDFQGVIQNSCPSAGACGGMYTANTMASAIEALGMSLPYSSSYPALSKEKKEECQFAGHYIKILLEKDIKPSDIMTPKAFENALRLIMILGGSTNAVLHFIAIAKSIGYDLTLDDFQKISDETPFLADLKPSGKYLMEDLHKVGGVPAVMKYLLDLGLLHGDCLTVTGKTIAENLEHVTSIIDRQQNIIHDIKNPIKETGHIRIMYGNLAEKGSVAKITGKEGAYFKGTAIVFDGEKEFIKGIEDKKIQEGNVVVIKNEGPKGAPGMPEMLKPTSALMGSGLGKNVALITDGRFSGGTHGFVVGHITPEAFSGGLIGLIKDGDVIELDAEKNTINALLSEEEITKRKAEFQQPEYKVKRGVLYKYAKSVADASQGCVTDL, from the coding sequence ATGTGTAGCGTAGAACTTAATAAATATTCCAAAACACTCACGAAAGATCCAACTCAACCTGCAACTCAGGCGATGTTTTACGGAATTGGTTTCCAAAAAGAAGATTTCGACAAAGCACAAATTGGAATCGCAAGTATGGGCTACGACGGAAATACTTGTAATATGCACCTGAATGGTCTTGCCGAGATTGTAAAGAAAGGCGTTAAAGAACAAAACTTAGTTGGATTAATGTTCCATACCATCGGAATCAGCGACGGAATGACTAACGGAACCGACGGAATGCGTTATTCCCTTGTCAGTCGAGACATTATTGCAGATTCTATCGAAGCCGTTTGTGCCGGACAATATTATGACGGATTGATTACAGTTCCGGGTTGTGACAAAAATATGCCGGGTTCTCTGATGGCGATGGCGCGTCTTGACCGTCCTTCGATAATGGTTTACGGAGGAAGTATTGCACCAGGACATTACAAAGGTGAAGATTTGAATATCGTTTCAGCTTTCGAAGCGTTAGGAAACAAAATTGCAGGTAAAATTTCTGAGGAAGATTTTCAAGGTGTGATTCAAAATTCTTGTCCAAGTGCAGGTGCGTGTGGTGGAATGTACACTGCCAATACAATGGCTTCTGCAATTGAAGCTCTGGGAATGAGTTTGCCTTATTCTTCTTCTTATCCGGCACTTAGTAAAGAGAAAAAAGAAGAATGTCAGTTTGCCGGGCATTACATTAAAATTCTTTTAGAAAAAGACATTAAACCATCTGATATTATGACGCCAAAAGCTTTCGAAAATGCATTAAGGCTGATTATGATTTTGGGCGGAAGTACCAATGCGGTTCTTCATTTTATCGCCATTGCAAAGTCAATTGGTTATGATTTGACTTTGGATGATTTTCAAAAAATAAGTGATGAAACTCCGTTTCTAGCCGATCTTAAACCAAGTGGAAAATATCTAATGGAAGACCTTCACAAAGTAGGCGGAGTTCCGGCGGTGATGAAATATCTATTGGATTTAGGCTTGCTTCACGGCGATTGTTTAACGGTTACAGGTAAAACCATTGCAGAAAACTTGGAACACGTCACTTCAATTATCGACAGACAGCAAAATATCATTCACGATATCAAAAATCCAATCAAAGAAACCGGTCACATCAGAATTATGTATGGAAACCTTGCTGAGAAAGGTTCTGTGGCGAAAATTACAGGAAAAGAAGGTGCTTATTTTAAAGGAACAGCAATCGTTTTTGATGGCGAAAAAGAATTCATCAAAGGTATCGAAGATAAAAAAATTCAGGAAGGAAATGTGGTTGTCATTAAAAACGAAGGTCCAAAAGGCGCACCCGGAATGCCGGAAATGTTAAAGCCAACTTCCGCTTTGATGGGTTCAGGCTTAGGTAAAAATGTTGCCTTGATTACAGACGGAAGATTCTCAGGAGGAACACACGGTTTCGTCGTTGGGCATATCACGCCGGAAGCTTTTTCCGGAGGATTGATTGGCTTAATTAAAGACGGCGATGTGATTGAATTGGATGCTGAAAAAAATACCATCAACGCATTATTGTCAGAAGAAGAGATTACCAAAAGAAAAGCCGAGTTCCAACAACCCGAATACAAAGTGAAAAGAGGTGTGTTGTACAAATACGCTAAATCTGTAGCGGATGCTTCACAAGGTTGTGTAACCGATTTATAA
- the ilvE gene encoding branched-chain-amino-acid transaminase: protein MYYNVDSVLFFDGEYMKAKEAKTDLYGQSLHYGYAVFEGIKSYKTANGTKIFKAEEHYDRLRKSAETMMMPFDYSTEEMIEITYKLLEQNNLSNAYIRPLVICSPNMALSKGQKSYLVIEVWNWDNGYMANKMRIMTSSFERPNPKAFKVEAKVSGHYVNSILACQEAKDKGFDEALVLDAEGNVAESSGANIFFEKGGKLFTPAKGSILPGITRATVFEICDNLGIPYEEKLFKPEEMQGADAGFFCGTAAEIVALDSLDNIPFKLNWEESLSSKIQTAYRHLVLEEDYSYLKSNLQYV from the coding sequence ATGTATTATAATGTCGACAGTGTTCTCTTCTTTGATGGGGAATATATGAAAGCAAAAGAAGCCAAAACCGACTTGTACGGTCAATCGTTGCACTACGGATATGCCGTTTTCGAGGGAATTAAATCTTACAAAACAGCCAATGGAACTAAGATTTTCAAAGCAGAGGAACATTACGACAGACTTCGTAAATCTGCCGAAACAATGATGATGCCTTTTGATTATTCTACCGAAGAAATGATTGAAATTACCTACAAACTTTTGGAACAAAATAATCTAAGTAACGCATACATTCGTCCATTGGTCATTTGTTCTCCAAATATGGCTTTGTCAAAAGGACAAAAAAGCTATCTCGTTATAGAAGTTTGGAATTGGGATAACGGTTATATGGCAAACAAAATGAGAATTATGACGTCGTCATTTGAACGTCCAAATCCAAAAGCTTTCAAAGTAGAAGCAAAAGTAAGCGGTCATTATGTAAACTCGATTTTGGCTTGTCAGGAAGCGAAAGATAAAGGTTTTGATGAAGCTTTGGTTCTGGATGCGGAAGGAAATGTAGCAGAAAGTTCAGGAGCCAATATCTTTTTTGAAAAAGGGGGAAAACTGTTCACTCCGGCAAAAGGGAGCATACTTCCCGGAATTACCAGAGCGACAGTTTTTGAAATCTGCGATAATCTTGGAATTCCTTACGAAGAAAAACTCTTCAAACCGGAAGAAATGCAGGGCGCAGATGCCGGATTTTTCTGTGGAACAGCAGCGGAGATTGTAGCATTGGATTCTTTGGATAATATTCCCTTCAAACTGAATTGGGAAGAAAGTTTATCATCAAAAATTCAGACAGCTTATCGCCATTTAGTATTAGAAGAAGATTATTCTTATTTAAAATCAAACTTGCAATATGTGTAG
- a CDS encoding SLC45 family MFS transporter, producing the protein MNLNKRDLPFSQLWNISFGFFGVQIAYSLQSANISRIFATLGADPHNLSYFWILPPLMGMVVQPIVGVMSDKTWTKLGRRVPYLLIGSIISVIVMCLLPNAGSFKLAVSAAMIFGLIALMLLDTSINMAMQPFKMMVGDMVNEKQKGKAYSIQSFLCNAGSLVGYLFPIIFTWIGISNVADSGVVPDSVIYSFYVGAAILIGCVLYTIFKVKEMPPKEYAEFHGIEDAPETKKTTNVFQLLAKAPSAFWSVGLVQFFSWAAFMYMWTYTNAGIAETVWNTTDVKSAAYQEAGNWVGVVFAVQAIGSVIWALVIPQFKSYKMAYFVSLILGAVGFISTMFIHDQYLLFVPYLLIGCAWAAILALPFTLLTNALKGNNMGAYLGLFNGTICLPQIVAAVLGGVIFKTIAMESSIAMLGIAGALLVLGAFSVFIIKDKKSMD; encoded by the coding sequence ATGAATTTAAATAAAAGAGATTTACCTTTCTCTCAACTATGGAATATCAGTTTTGGATTTTTCGGAGTTCAGATTGCTTATTCTTTGCAAAGTGCCAATATCAGTAGGATTTTTGCAACTTTGGGTGCGGATCCGCATAACCTCAGTTACTTCTGGATTTTACCGCCTTTGATGGGAATGGTTGTCCAGCCGATTGTTGGCGTAATGAGTGATAAAACTTGGACGAAATTGGGGCGTAGAGTTCCTTATTTGTTGATTGGTTCTATCATTTCGGTGATTGTAATGTGTTTACTTCCCAATGCAGGAAGCTTCAAACTAGCAGTTTCTGCCGCGATGATTTTCGGATTGATTGCATTGATGCTTTTGGACACTTCCATCAATATGGCAATGCAACCTTTCAAAATGATGGTGGGAGATATGGTGAACGAGAAGCAGAAAGGAAAAGCTTACTCTATCCAAAGTTTCCTTTGTAATGCAGGAAGTTTAGTCGGTTATCTTTTCCCGATTATTTTTACTTGGATTGGGATTTCAAACGTTGCAGATTCGGGTGTAGTGCCGGATTCTGTGATTTACTCTTTCTATGTAGGAGCCGCGATTTTGATTGGTTGTGTTTTGTACACGATTTTCAAAGTCAAAGAAATGCCTCCGAAAGAATATGCCGAATTCCACGGAATAGAAGACGCTCCTGAAACCAAAAAAACAACCAATGTTTTCCAGTTATTGGCAAAAGCGCCATCAGCATTTTGGTCGGTAGGTTTAGTTCAGTTTTTCAGCTGGGCGGCGTTTATGTATATGTGGACTTATACCAATGCAGGGATTGCCGAAACAGTTTGGAATACAACAGATGTCAAATCCGCAGCATATCAGGAAGCAGGCAACTGGGTTGGGGTTGTGTTTGCAGTTCAGGCCATTGGTTCTGTGATTTGGGCTTTGGTGATTCCTCAGTTTAAGTCTTATAAAATGGCTTATTTTGTTAGTTTAATTTTAGGTGCAGTTGGTTTTATCTCAACAATGTTTATTCACGACCAATATCTGCTTTTCGTTCCTTATTTATTGATTGGATGTGCTTGGGCAGCTATTTTAGCTTTACCATTTACATTATTGACCAACGCTTTGAAGGGGAATAATATGGGAGCTTATCTAGGATTATTCAATGGAACGATTTGTTTGCCTCAGATTGTTGCAGCAGTTTTAGGCGGTGTTATATTTAAAACTATCGCGATGGAAAGTTCTATTGCAATGTTGGGAATCGCTGGAGCATTGCTTGTTTTAGGCGCATTCAGTGTTTTTATTATTAAGGATAAGAAATCAATGGATTAA
- a CDS encoding nuclear transport factor 2 family protein yields the protein MKKIISIVLLSFLIFSIPLSAQKKGFYENVQKKNINKLLDDLNTLAANADFKNYFDLFAQESQYIGTDATEVWQKQEFKDWAKPYFDKKTTWNFKSLKRNIYFSKDGNYAWFDEVLDTQMKICRGSGVLEKIGGKWKIKQYVLSATIPNEVIDEVTKIKTPIEDVFIQKLKNN from the coding sequence ATGAAAAAAATAATTTCCATTGTCTTACTTTCGTTTTTGATATTTTCGATTCCGCTTTCTGCCCAAAAGAAAGGTTTTTACGAAAATGTTCAGAAAAAGAATATCAACAAATTGTTGGATGACCTCAATACTTTGGCTGCCAATGCAGATTTCAAGAATTACTTTGATTTGTTTGCGCAGGAATCGCAATACATCGGAACAGATGCCACAGAAGTTTGGCAAAAGCAAGAGTTCAAAGACTGGGCAAAACCTTATTTCGATAAAAAAACAACTTGGAATTTCAAATCATTAAAACGAAATATCTATTTCAGCAAAGACGGAAATTATGCTTGGTTTGATGAAGTTCTGGATACACAAATGAAAATCTGCAGAGGTTCAGGTGTTCTCGAAAAAATTGGTGGAAAATGGAAAATCAAACAATACGTTCTTTCCGCAACCATCCCAAATGAAGTGATAGATGAAGTCACCAAAATCAAAACACCAATCGAGGATGTTTTCATCCAGAAATTAAAAAACAACTAA